Proteins encoded by one window of Lates calcarifer isolate ASB-BC8 linkage group LG5, TLL_Latcal_v3, whole genome shotgun sequence:
- the LOC108889056 gene encoding uncharacterized protein LOC108889056 isoform X2 codes for METYKNTRLLLRLLLLLQAYTIRGDNCPSVRDKNLTCYSDYNRTITCLLNSTYERDHRNATCTLHTKRVNTKYAENYITSCKLEPVDVSRPALKSCTLKFKFNEIFLSYFEFSITLKCGTVEKILANSYKPACHIKLNRPGKPDINFTTVSWFPQLEKHSRISLYTSQLQWKREDQSWSDAHEEPIQKSGWEFEAELDEDLLIQGERYEARIRVQASDYLSTWSDWSPVASWVSTVGKVKPTPSPLPDFAGIELGMIVAGAVVALFLALILFRRDKANWVYKKIRGPPLLDPGKSFLRDVNFQNWLSPHLTSQSFLSPLKPEEIINVEVTSTVDAVTPCKSEAALLEKMRSESSYESTSSSFTNPSYSQLCPPPPPPLSLPFARNLEPCATDAPNGSVGRQGEGKTAEQDREEERRKEVEIQQLFSKGNSNNESVQVISDYEKVEKPQVERFRLQSLDSGMCSGEEVSQESLEADSIHVTDGHDEGPEGKEQEREGGNGKVDFHKLFGGSGSVFGKGSIQVCSDYERVQKLQPHTSELPSLDSGVSSGGEEQVSHEESLEDIDKFTDSTNFPFSPLPSCALPCSLTSFPQLPPMFSETGLQPPSPNHILGGIALMSVSRSMEASGDGYMPVKQEQSV; via the exons ATGGAGACATACAAGAACACCCGTCTTCTGCTTCGTCTTCTTCTTTTGCTTCAAGCCTACACCATCAGAGGAGACAATTGTCCCAGCGTCCGAGATAAaa ATCTCACCTGTTACAGTGACTACAACCGTACCATCACTTGTTTGTTGAACAGTACATATGAGCGTGACCACAGAAATGCTACGTGCACACTACACACCAAAAGGGTGAACACCAAGTACGC TGAAAACTACATCACTTCCTGTAAACTGGAGCCTGTTGACGTCTCCAGACCAGCTCTGAAGAGCTGCACCCTGAAATTCAAATTCAATGAAATT TTTCTGTCCTATTTTGAGTTTTCCATTACTCTGAAGTGTGGTACTGTGGAGAAAATTTTGGCAAATTCCTACAAACCAGCTTGCCACA TAAAGCTGAATCGTCCAGGAAAACCAGATATCAACTTTACCACTGTTTCCTGGTTCCCCCAACTTGAGAAGCATTCCAGAATCAGTTTGTACACCTCCCAACTGCAGTGGAAAAGAGAGGATCAGTCATGGAGT gATGCGCACGAAGAACCCATCCAGAAAAGTGGTTGGGAATTCGAGGCAGAGTTGGACGAAGATCTGCTTATACAAGGAGAGAGGTATGAGGCACGCATTCGAGTGCAGGCCTCAGATTACCTGTCAACCTGGAGTGACTGGAGTCCTGTTGCATCATGGGTGTCAACTGTAGGAAAAGTAAAACCAACACCATCACCACTACCAG ATTTTGCTGGGATTGAATTGGGCATGATCGTCGCAGGCGCAGTAGTTGCCTTGTTTCTGGCTTTGATTCTCTTTAGGAGAGACAAAGCCAATTG GGTTTATAAGAAGATCAGAGGTCCGCCATTACTGGACCCAGGAAAATCCTTCCTGAGGGATGTAAATTTCCAG AATTGGTTGAGCCCTCACTTAACCAGCCAATCCTTTCTTTCCCCCCTGAAACCGGAGGAAATCATCAATGTAGAGGTAACCTCCACTGTGGATGCTGTCACACCCTGCAAATCAGAGGCAGCCCTGCTGGAGAAGATGAGAAGTGAAAGTAGCTACGAGTCGACCAGTTCCAGTTTCACCAACCCCAGTTACTCCCAgctgtgtcctcctcctcctcctcctctctctttgcccTTTGCTAGGAATCTGGAGCCCTGTGCCACTGATGCACCTAATGGGTCTGTTGGTAGGCAAGGTGAGGGTAAAACTGCAGAACAGGATAGGGAGGAAGAAAGACGGAAAGAAGTGGAGATCCAACAATTATTTTCCAAAGGCAACAGCAACAATGAGTCAGTGCAGGTCATTTCAGATTATGAGAAAGTTGAGAAGCCCCAGGTCGAGCGCTTCAGGCTCCAGAGTCTAGATTCAGGTATGTGCAGTGGCGAAGAGGTCAGTCAAGAGAGTCTGGAAGCAGATAGCATCCATGTGACGGATGGCCATGATGAGGGACCAGAGGgtaaagagcaggagagagagggagggaatggAAAAGTAGATTTTCATAAGCTGTTTGGAGGCAGTGGAAGCGTTTTTGGCAAAGGGTCCATTCAAGTTTGTTCAGATTATGAGCGAGTTCAGAAGCTGCAGCCGCACACCTCTGAACTTCCTAGCTTGGATTCAGGGGTTAGCAGTGGGGGCGAGGAGCAGGTGAGTCATGAGGAAAGCCTGGAGGACATCGATAAGTTCACTGACTCCACAAACTtcccattttctcctctcccttcctgtGCTTTACCATGCTCCTTGACTTCTTTCCCACAACTGCCACCAATGTTCTCAGAGACTGGCTTGCAACCTCCAAGTCCAAATCATATACTGGGGGGAATTGCTCTGATGTCAGTGTCCAGATCGATGGAAGCCTCTGGTGATGGATATATGCCAGTGAAACAGGAACAGTCTGTTTAG
- the LOC108889056 gene encoding uncharacterized protein LOC108889056 isoform X4 translates to METYKNTRLLLRLLLLLQAYTIRGDNCPSVRDKNLTCYSDYNRTITCLLNSTYERDHRNATCTLHTKRVNTNENYITSCKLEPVDVSRPALKSCTLKFKFNEIFLSYFEFSITLKCGTVEKILANSYKPACHIKLNRPGKPDINFTTVSWFPQLEKHSRISLYTSQLQWKREDQSWSDAHEEPIQKSGWEFEAELDEDLLIQGERYEARIRVQASDYLSTWSDWSPVASWVSTVGKVKPTPSPLPDFAGIELGMIVAGAVVALFLALILFRRDKANWVYKKIRGPPLLDPGKSFLRDVNFQNWLSPHLTSQSFLSPLKPEEIINVEVTSTVDAVTPCKSEAALLEKMRSESSYESTSSSFTNPSYSQLCPPPPPPLSLPFARNLEPCATDAPNGSVGRQGEGKTAEQDREEERRKEVEIQQLFSKGNSNNESVQVISDYEKVEKPQVERFRLQSLDSGMCSGEEVSQESLEADSIHVTDGHDEGPEGKEQEREGGNGKVDFHKLFGGSGSVFGKGSIQVCSDYERVQKLQPHTSELPSLDSGVSSGGEEQVSHEESLEDIDKFTDSTNFPFSPLPSCALPCSLTSFPQLPPMFSETGLQPPSPNHILGGIALMSVSRSMEASGDGYMPVKQEQSV, encoded by the exons ATGGAGACATACAAGAACACCCGTCTTCTGCTTCGTCTTCTTCTTTTGCTTCAAGCCTACACCATCAGAGGAGACAATTGTCCCAGCGTCCGAGATAAaa ATCTCACCTGTTACAGTGACTACAACCGTACCATCACTTGTTTGTTGAACAGTACATATGAGCGTGACCACAGAAATGCTACGTGCACACTACACACCAAAAGGGTGAACACCAA TGAAAACTACATCACTTCCTGTAAACTGGAGCCTGTTGACGTCTCCAGACCAGCTCTGAAGAGCTGCACCCTGAAATTCAAATTCAATGAAATT TTTCTGTCCTATTTTGAGTTTTCCATTACTCTGAAGTGTGGTACTGTGGAGAAAATTTTGGCAAATTCCTACAAACCAGCTTGCCACA TAAAGCTGAATCGTCCAGGAAAACCAGATATCAACTTTACCACTGTTTCCTGGTTCCCCCAACTTGAGAAGCATTCCAGAATCAGTTTGTACACCTCCCAACTGCAGTGGAAAAGAGAGGATCAGTCATGGAGT gATGCGCACGAAGAACCCATCCAGAAAAGTGGTTGGGAATTCGAGGCAGAGTTGGACGAAGATCTGCTTATACAAGGAGAGAGGTATGAGGCACGCATTCGAGTGCAGGCCTCAGATTACCTGTCAACCTGGAGTGACTGGAGTCCTGTTGCATCATGGGTGTCAACTGTAGGAAAAGTAAAACCAACACCATCACCACTACCAG ATTTTGCTGGGATTGAATTGGGCATGATCGTCGCAGGCGCAGTAGTTGCCTTGTTTCTGGCTTTGATTCTCTTTAGGAGAGACAAAGCCAATTG GGTTTATAAGAAGATCAGAGGTCCGCCATTACTGGACCCAGGAAAATCCTTCCTGAGGGATGTAAATTTCCAG AATTGGTTGAGCCCTCACTTAACCAGCCAATCCTTTCTTTCCCCCCTGAAACCGGAGGAAATCATCAATGTAGAGGTAACCTCCACTGTGGATGCTGTCACACCCTGCAAATCAGAGGCAGCCCTGCTGGAGAAGATGAGAAGTGAAAGTAGCTACGAGTCGACCAGTTCCAGTTTCACCAACCCCAGTTACTCCCAgctgtgtcctcctcctcctcctcctctctctttgcccTTTGCTAGGAATCTGGAGCCCTGTGCCACTGATGCACCTAATGGGTCTGTTGGTAGGCAAGGTGAGGGTAAAACTGCAGAACAGGATAGGGAGGAAGAAAGACGGAAAGAAGTGGAGATCCAACAATTATTTTCCAAAGGCAACAGCAACAATGAGTCAGTGCAGGTCATTTCAGATTATGAGAAAGTTGAGAAGCCCCAGGTCGAGCGCTTCAGGCTCCAGAGTCTAGATTCAGGTATGTGCAGTGGCGAAGAGGTCAGTCAAGAGAGTCTGGAAGCAGATAGCATCCATGTGACGGATGGCCATGATGAGGGACCAGAGGgtaaagagcaggagagagagggagggaatggAAAAGTAGATTTTCATAAGCTGTTTGGAGGCAGTGGAAGCGTTTTTGGCAAAGGGTCCATTCAAGTTTGTTCAGATTATGAGCGAGTTCAGAAGCTGCAGCCGCACACCTCTGAACTTCCTAGCTTGGATTCAGGGGTTAGCAGTGGGGGCGAGGAGCAGGTGAGTCATGAGGAAAGCCTGGAGGACATCGATAAGTTCACTGACTCCACAAACTtcccattttctcctctcccttcctgtGCTTTACCATGCTCCTTGACTTCTTTCCCACAACTGCCACCAATGTTCTCAGAGACTGGCTTGCAACCTCCAAGTCCAAATCATATACTGGGGGGAATTGCTCTGATGTCAGTGTCCAGATCGATGGAAGCCTCTGGTGATGGATATATGCCAGTGAAACAGGAACAGTCTGTTTAG
- the LOC108889056 gene encoding uncharacterized protein LOC108889056 isoform X3, whose amino-acid sequence METYKNTRLLLRLLLLLQAYTIRGDNCPSVRDKNLTCYSDYNRTITCLLNSTYERDHRNATCTLHTKRVNTNSENYITSCKLEPVDVSRPALKSCTLKFKFNEIFLSYFEFSITLKCGTVEKILANSYKPACHIKLNRPGKPDINFTTVSWFPQLEKHSRISLYTSQLQWKREDQSWSDAHEEPIQKSGWEFEAELDEDLLIQGERYEARIRVQASDYLSTWSDWSPVASWVSTVGKVKPTPSPLPDFAGIELGMIVAGAVVALFLALILFRRDKANWVYKKIRGPPLLDPGKSFLRDVNFQNWLSPHLTSQSFLSPLKPEEIINVEVTSTVDAVTPCKSEAALLEKMRSESSYESTSSSFTNPSYSQLCPPPPPPLSLPFARNLEPCATDAPNGSVGRQGEGKTAEQDREEERRKEVEIQQLFSKGNSNNESVQVISDYEKVEKPQVERFRLQSLDSGMCSGEEVSQESLEADSIHVTDGHDEGPEGKEQEREGGNGKVDFHKLFGGSGSVFGKGSIQVCSDYERVQKLQPHTSELPSLDSGVSSGGEEQVSHEESLEDIDKFTDSTNFPFSPLPSCALPCSLTSFPQLPPMFSETGLQPPSPNHILGGIALMSVSRSMEASGDGYMPVKQEQSV is encoded by the exons ATGGAGACATACAAGAACACCCGTCTTCTGCTTCGTCTTCTTCTTTTGCTTCAAGCCTACACCATCAGAGGAGACAATTGTCCCAGCGTCCGAGATAAaa ATCTCACCTGTTACAGTGACTACAACCGTACCATCACTTGTTTGTTGAACAGTACATATGAGCGTGACCACAGAAATGCTACGTGCACACTACACACCAAAAGGGTGAACACCAA cagTGAAAACTACATCACTTCCTGTAAACTGGAGCCTGTTGACGTCTCCAGACCAGCTCTGAAGAGCTGCACCCTGAAATTCAAATTCAATGAAATT TTTCTGTCCTATTTTGAGTTTTCCATTACTCTGAAGTGTGGTACTGTGGAGAAAATTTTGGCAAATTCCTACAAACCAGCTTGCCACA TAAAGCTGAATCGTCCAGGAAAACCAGATATCAACTTTACCACTGTTTCCTGGTTCCCCCAACTTGAGAAGCATTCCAGAATCAGTTTGTACACCTCCCAACTGCAGTGGAAAAGAGAGGATCAGTCATGGAGT gATGCGCACGAAGAACCCATCCAGAAAAGTGGTTGGGAATTCGAGGCAGAGTTGGACGAAGATCTGCTTATACAAGGAGAGAGGTATGAGGCACGCATTCGAGTGCAGGCCTCAGATTACCTGTCAACCTGGAGTGACTGGAGTCCTGTTGCATCATGGGTGTCAACTGTAGGAAAAGTAAAACCAACACCATCACCACTACCAG ATTTTGCTGGGATTGAATTGGGCATGATCGTCGCAGGCGCAGTAGTTGCCTTGTTTCTGGCTTTGATTCTCTTTAGGAGAGACAAAGCCAATTG GGTTTATAAGAAGATCAGAGGTCCGCCATTACTGGACCCAGGAAAATCCTTCCTGAGGGATGTAAATTTCCAG AATTGGTTGAGCCCTCACTTAACCAGCCAATCCTTTCTTTCCCCCCTGAAACCGGAGGAAATCATCAATGTAGAGGTAACCTCCACTGTGGATGCTGTCACACCCTGCAAATCAGAGGCAGCCCTGCTGGAGAAGATGAGAAGTGAAAGTAGCTACGAGTCGACCAGTTCCAGTTTCACCAACCCCAGTTACTCCCAgctgtgtcctcctcctcctcctcctctctctttgcccTTTGCTAGGAATCTGGAGCCCTGTGCCACTGATGCACCTAATGGGTCTGTTGGTAGGCAAGGTGAGGGTAAAACTGCAGAACAGGATAGGGAGGAAGAAAGACGGAAAGAAGTGGAGATCCAACAATTATTTTCCAAAGGCAACAGCAACAATGAGTCAGTGCAGGTCATTTCAGATTATGAGAAAGTTGAGAAGCCCCAGGTCGAGCGCTTCAGGCTCCAGAGTCTAGATTCAGGTATGTGCAGTGGCGAAGAGGTCAGTCAAGAGAGTCTGGAAGCAGATAGCATCCATGTGACGGATGGCCATGATGAGGGACCAGAGGgtaaagagcaggagagagagggagggaatggAAAAGTAGATTTTCATAAGCTGTTTGGAGGCAGTGGAAGCGTTTTTGGCAAAGGGTCCATTCAAGTTTGTTCAGATTATGAGCGAGTTCAGAAGCTGCAGCCGCACACCTCTGAACTTCCTAGCTTGGATTCAGGGGTTAGCAGTGGGGGCGAGGAGCAGGTGAGTCATGAGGAAAGCCTGGAGGACATCGATAAGTTCACTGACTCCACAAACTtcccattttctcctctcccttcctgtGCTTTACCATGCTCCTTGACTTCTTTCCCACAACTGCCACCAATGTTCTCAGAGACTGGCTTGCAACCTCCAAGTCCAAATCATATACTGGGGGGAATTGCTCTGATGTCAGTGTCCAGATCGATGGAAGCCTCTGGTGATGGATATATGCCAGTGAAACAGGAACAGTCTGTTTAG
- the LOC108889056 gene encoding uncharacterized protein LOC108889056 isoform X1: METYKNTRLLLRLLLLLQAYTIRGDNCPSVRDKNLTCYSDYNRTITCLLNSTYERDHRNATCTLHTKRVNTKYASENYITSCKLEPVDVSRPALKSCTLKFKFNEIFLSYFEFSITLKCGTVEKILANSYKPACHIKLNRPGKPDINFTTVSWFPQLEKHSRISLYTSQLQWKREDQSWSDAHEEPIQKSGWEFEAELDEDLLIQGERYEARIRVQASDYLSTWSDWSPVASWVSTVGKVKPTPSPLPDFAGIELGMIVAGAVVALFLALILFRRDKANWVYKKIRGPPLLDPGKSFLRDVNFQNWLSPHLTSQSFLSPLKPEEIINVEVTSTVDAVTPCKSEAALLEKMRSESSYESTSSSFTNPSYSQLCPPPPPPLSLPFARNLEPCATDAPNGSVGRQGEGKTAEQDREEERRKEVEIQQLFSKGNSNNESVQVISDYEKVEKPQVERFRLQSLDSGMCSGEEVSQESLEADSIHVTDGHDEGPEGKEQEREGGNGKVDFHKLFGGSGSVFGKGSIQVCSDYERVQKLQPHTSELPSLDSGVSSGGEEQVSHEESLEDIDKFTDSTNFPFSPLPSCALPCSLTSFPQLPPMFSETGLQPPSPNHILGGIALMSVSRSMEASGDGYMPVKQEQSV; this comes from the exons ATGGAGACATACAAGAACACCCGTCTTCTGCTTCGTCTTCTTCTTTTGCTTCAAGCCTACACCATCAGAGGAGACAATTGTCCCAGCGTCCGAGATAAaa ATCTCACCTGTTACAGTGACTACAACCGTACCATCACTTGTTTGTTGAACAGTACATATGAGCGTGACCACAGAAATGCTACGTGCACACTACACACCAAAAGGGTGAACACCAAGTACGC cagTGAAAACTACATCACTTCCTGTAAACTGGAGCCTGTTGACGTCTCCAGACCAGCTCTGAAGAGCTGCACCCTGAAATTCAAATTCAATGAAATT TTTCTGTCCTATTTTGAGTTTTCCATTACTCTGAAGTGTGGTACTGTGGAGAAAATTTTGGCAAATTCCTACAAACCAGCTTGCCACA TAAAGCTGAATCGTCCAGGAAAACCAGATATCAACTTTACCACTGTTTCCTGGTTCCCCCAACTTGAGAAGCATTCCAGAATCAGTTTGTACACCTCCCAACTGCAGTGGAAAAGAGAGGATCAGTCATGGAGT gATGCGCACGAAGAACCCATCCAGAAAAGTGGTTGGGAATTCGAGGCAGAGTTGGACGAAGATCTGCTTATACAAGGAGAGAGGTATGAGGCACGCATTCGAGTGCAGGCCTCAGATTACCTGTCAACCTGGAGTGACTGGAGTCCTGTTGCATCATGGGTGTCAACTGTAGGAAAAGTAAAACCAACACCATCACCACTACCAG ATTTTGCTGGGATTGAATTGGGCATGATCGTCGCAGGCGCAGTAGTTGCCTTGTTTCTGGCTTTGATTCTCTTTAGGAGAGACAAAGCCAATTG GGTTTATAAGAAGATCAGAGGTCCGCCATTACTGGACCCAGGAAAATCCTTCCTGAGGGATGTAAATTTCCAG AATTGGTTGAGCCCTCACTTAACCAGCCAATCCTTTCTTTCCCCCCTGAAACCGGAGGAAATCATCAATGTAGAGGTAACCTCCACTGTGGATGCTGTCACACCCTGCAAATCAGAGGCAGCCCTGCTGGAGAAGATGAGAAGTGAAAGTAGCTACGAGTCGACCAGTTCCAGTTTCACCAACCCCAGTTACTCCCAgctgtgtcctcctcctcctcctcctctctctttgcccTTTGCTAGGAATCTGGAGCCCTGTGCCACTGATGCACCTAATGGGTCTGTTGGTAGGCAAGGTGAGGGTAAAACTGCAGAACAGGATAGGGAGGAAGAAAGACGGAAAGAAGTGGAGATCCAACAATTATTTTCCAAAGGCAACAGCAACAATGAGTCAGTGCAGGTCATTTCAGATTATGAGAAAGTTGAGAAGCCCCAGGTCGAGCGCTTCAGGCTCCAGAGTCTAGATTCAGGTATGTGCAGTGGCGAAGAGGTCAGTCAAGAGAGTCTGGAAGCAGATAGCATCCATGTGACGGATGGCCATGATGAGGGACCAGAGGgtaaagagcaggagagagagggagggaatggAAAAGTAGATTTTCATAAGCTGTTTGGAGGCAGTGGAAGCGTTTTTGGCAAAGGGTCCATTCAAGTTTGTTCAGATTATGAGCGAGTTCAGAAGCTGCAGCCGCACACCTCTGAACTTCCTAGCTTGGATTCAGGGGTTAGCAGTGGGGGCGAGGAGCAGGTGAGTCATGAGGAAAGCCTGGAGGACATCGATAAGTTCACTGACTCCACAAACTtcccattttctcctctcccttcctgtGCTTTACCATGCTCCTTGACTTCTTTCCCACAACTGCCACCAATGTTCTCAGAGACTGGCTTGCAACCTCCAAGTCCAAATCATATACTGGGGGGAATTGCTCTGATGTCAGTGTCCAGATCGATGGAAGCCTCTGGTGATGGATATATGCCAGTGAAACAGGAACAGTCTGTTTAG